GGTTTGCTCGATGCGATGCGAGAGTTTTGTGAATTCCGCAACTTATTACCACGTGGCGTTAAGCTGACTGGTGATGACGTTTTTGACCGTTGTTCGTATGTCCTATCGGTGAAAATTCAAGATCCGCAATTTGCCGGTCAAACCAAAGAACGTCTTTCTTCACGTCAAACGGCTGCGTTTGTATCAGGTGTGGTGAAAGATGTATTTAGCTTATGGCTGAACGAAAAACCACAACTTGCAGAACAGTTGGCAGAAGTGTGTATTGCCAATGCGCACCGCCGTATGCGTGCAAGCAAAAAAGTGGTACGTAAAAAGATTGCCTCTGGTCCTGCACTGCCGGGTAAGCTAACGGACTGTTCAGTTCAAGATTTAAGCCGCACCGAAATCTTTTTCGTGGAAGGGGACTCGGCGGGTGGTTCTGCTAAACAAGCGCGTGATCGTGAATTCCAAGCGGTGATGCCACTGCGTGGTAAGATCCTTAATACGTGGGAAGTTTCGGCGGACCAAGTACTGGCCTCTCAAGAAGTGCACGATATTTCTGTCGCGCTCGGCATTGATCCTGATAGTGACGATCTGAGCGGATTGCGTTACGGTAAAATCTGTATCCTTGCCGATGCGGACTCGGATGGTCTACACATTGCCACGCTATTGTGCGCTCTGTTTACTCGCCATTTCCGAGCATTAACGGAAGCGGGTCATATCTATGTGGCGATGCCGCCGCTATACCGTATCGACTGTGGCAAAGAAGTCTTCTATGCGCTAGACGATGCGGAGAAAGATGGCATTTTAGAGCGTCTATCGAAGAAGAAAGCCAAAATTAACGTGCAGCGATTCAAAGGTCTGGGTGAGATGAACCCACTGCAATTGCGTGAGACCACCATGGATCCAAATACTCGTCGTCTGGTTCAGTTAACCATTGATGACAGTGAAGCGACGATGGAAATGATGGACATGCTGCTAGGCAAAAAGCGCGCCGATGACCGCCGCTCTTGGCTACAAAATAACGGCGATATGGCAGAGGTTTAACGAATGTCGACAGAAATTACTTATGATGGCGTTGAACAGTTGCCAATGCGCAAGTTCACCGAAGACGCTTATCTAAATTATTCCATGTACGTAATTATGGACCGTGCGTTGCCATACATTGGTGACGGTTTAAAACCGGTTCAACGTCGTATTATTTACGCAATGTCGGAGCTTGGTCTTTCGGCATCAGCAAAATACAAAAAATCTGCACGTACCGTTGGTGACGTGTTGGGTAAATACCACCCGCATGGTGACTCTGCGTGTTACGAAGCGATGGTATTGATGGCGCAGCCATTCTCTTACCGTTACCCATTGGTTGATGGTCAAGGTAACTGGGGTGCACCAGACGATCCGAAATCATTCGCTGCGATGCGTTATACCGAGGCAAAACTGTCTAAGTTTGCGGAAGTACTGCTGGGCGAGCTAGGCCAAGGTACGGTGGAATGGCAACCCAACTTTGATGGCACAATGAAAGAGCCACAAATGTTGCCTGCACGTTTGCCGCATATTCTGCTTAATGGTGTAACCGGTATCGCTGTTGGTATGGCGACTGATATCCCACCGCACAACGTGCGTGAAGTGGCTGAAGCAACCATCCATTTGATTGACAATCCAAAAGCAGAATTGTCGGATGTGATGCAGTTTGTGCAAGGTCCGGATTATCCAACTGAGGCGGAAATTACCTCACCACGTGCAGAAATCGAGAAGATTTATCGCAGTGGTCGTGGCAGCATCAAGATGCGTGCGGTTTGGCATAAAGAAAATGGTGATATCGTTATTACGGCGTTACCACACCAAGTTTCGGGTGCGAAATTGCTTGAGCAGATCGCGAACCAAATGCGTGCGAAGAAACTGCCAATGGTGGAAGACTTACGTGATGAGTCGGATCATGAAAACCCAACTCGTATCGTGATCGTACCGCGCTCTAACCGTGTTGATTGCGATCAGTTGATGAATCACCTGTTTGCTTCGACGGATCTCGAAAAGAGCTTCCGTGTTAACTTGAACATGATTGGTCTCGACAATCGTCCGCAAGTAAAAGGCTTGGTGCAAATCCTTTCTGAGTGGATTGAGTTCCGTCGCAGCACGGTAACGCGTCGTCTACAACATCGTTTGGATAAAGTATTAGCGCGCTTACACATCTTAGAAGGTTTGTTGGTTGCCTACCTGAACCTTGACGAAGTGATTGAAATCATTCGTACGGAAGATGATCCAAAAGCGGTGCTAATGGCGCGCTTTGGTATTACGGATATTCAAGCCGATGCGATTCTAGACACCAAACTTCGTCATCTTGCCAAACTGGAAGAGATGAAGATTCGTGGTGAGCAAGACGAGCTTGAAAAAGAACGTGAGAAGCTAGAACAGTTATTAGGTTCTGAGCGTCGTCTAAATACGCTACTGAAAAAAGAAATCAAAGCCGATGCTGAGAAGTATGGCGATGACCGCCGTTCTCCATTAGTTGAACGTGCAGAAGCGAAAGCACTGACTGAACGTGATTTGGTGCCTAGCGAGCCGATCACAGTTGTTCTGTCTGAAAAAGGCTGGATTCGTCATGCTAAAGGTCATGAAGTGGATTGTGAGGGTCTAAGCTACAAGTCTGGTGACCAATACCTTGCCCATGCGCGTGGTAAGAGTAATCAGCAAGCGGTCTTCCTTGGTAGTGATGGCCGTAGCTACTCGTTGGAGTCGCATTCATTGCCATCAGCACGTAGTCAAGGTGAGCCAATTACTGGTCGCTTAAATGTGGCGGCTGGCACGTCGATTCGTCAAGTGATTATGGGCGAAGAGAATCAGCTATGGTTGATTGGCTCAGACGCAGGCTATGGTTTCGTATGTAAAGGTAGTGAGCTTTTATCGAAGAACCGCAGTGGTAAAGCGTTGGTTTCTCTGCCGCAAAATTCAGAAGTGATGACGCCGCAAATGATTGCCGATCTTGATAGTGATGAGATTTTAGCGATCACCAACCAAGGCCGTATGTTGATTTTCCCAATGAAGGAATTGCCGCAGCTTGGTAAAGGCAAGGGCAATAAGATCATCAACATTCCTGCTGCGAAAGCCAAGGAGCGTGAAGAAATCGTATCGCAATTGATTTCGATTCCAAAAGACTGTTCGATCGTGCTTTATGCTGGCAAGCGTAAGCTTGGTCTAAAACCAAGTGATTTGGATAACTTCCGTGGTGAGCGTGGTCGTCGTGGTTCACTACTACCACGAGGCTTGCAGCGTGTGACCCGTATTGAAATTGAATCGAGCCAAAGTACAGATGAAGTTGACGTGACTGAAGCGGAATAAGCAAAAATAAAAATCCCAGCCAAGTGGCTGGGATTTTTTTATCTCTATTTTTTGTTTCGCTTATTCGCGAGTATCTTCAGCAATGGTTACGGGTACCGTCAGTTCTTTTCCATCGCGCAGTAGTAAAACATCGACCACTGTTCCTGGGCGCAGTTCGGTGACAATTTCCATCACGCTTTGGCGGCCATTAATTTTCTGCCCATCAATTTTTAGAATGATATCTTGTGGCTTAAAGCCTGCTTTCGCTGCAGGGCCGTTAGGATCAACGCCAAGTACCACAATACCACCCAAGTGTTCATTACCTAATAAGCGCGCAGTTACCGAGGTGATATCTTGCCCATCGACACCAATGTAACCACGAATCACACGACCATCAGCAATGATTTTGTTCATGATTAAATCGGCTAGCGAATAAGGAATCGCAAATGAAATGCCATAAGTCTCTAAATCGGTCGCTTGCTGGAAAGAAGCGGTGTTGATGCCGACTAACTCACCGCGTGTGTTCACTAAAGCCCCACCTGAGTTACCTTCATTGATTGCCGCATCCGTTTGAATAAAAGCTTGGCGTCCATCGGCACTAATAGAGGAGCGTCCGGTTGCCGAAATAATACCAAAGGTGGTTGTTTGCCCGAGGTTGTACGGGTTGCCAATTGCGAGCACAATGTCACCGACTTTAGCTTTGTAGTCAGGATTGAGTGGGATTACGGGAAGGTTGGAGCCTTCAACACGCAGTATCGCAATGTCAGTACGGCGGTCTTTACCGACCAATTGGGCCGCCGCGACTCGACCATCTTGCAGCGCGACGATAATTTGGTCTGCTTGAGCGACCACATGATAGTTGGTAATGATGTAGCCTTTTTCGCTGACGATGACGCCAGAACCAAGTCCTTGAGTCAGTAATTTTGAACGGTCGTCTTCGGTGTATTTACGACTATAGATGTTGACGACGGCTGGCGCGGCTTTGCGTACCGCATCATTGAATGAGACTTGCAGAGAGGTCATATCACTAATTGGATTCGTGATATTTTCGGTGATCACGCTGGTACGTAGCGATGGAACCGCAATTAATAGCAGTGCCGCAGTCGCAAGACCGAGTCCTATCGAGCGCAAAAGAAAACCGAGCATACCTTCCCCAATTGATATATTGCTAAAGCAAAATCAGAAGGATAGCACTATCGACAAATTACGTGAAGTAACACGATCCTGTGAGCGGGGGAAACTCACGATTAAAGAGGCTTTACCTTAGTAACACGAACAGCGAATAAACGCTGTCCGTGATGTTATCGTCTATTGAATGTTAACGCACGACGAGGTAAATAGTGCGATCACCACGTTGAATGTTCAGAGCCAAAATACCATTGGTTTTTTCGACCACTGATTTAAATTCAGCGAGATTTTTCACACGTTTACGGTTAACACCAATAATGATGTCTTCTGGCAATAGCTGGTAGCTTTCTGCTGGAGAGCCTTTTTCTACCGCTGAGACTTTCACCCCTTGGATTTTATCGCTGGCATTGGTGTTGGTTAGCTCCGCACCTGCGAGACCTTGATGAAGCTTATCTGCCGTTGTTTTTACGCTGGTCAATTCATCTAACACTACGTTAAAGGTTTTCTCTTTGCCGTCACGAATCACACCGAGTTTCACTTTTTTGCCTGCGCCAAGTGTGCCGATTTTCGCACGTAATTCGTGGAATGAACCAATCGCTTTATCATTGACGGAGATAATCACATCACCGGCTTGTAAGCCGGCTTTCTCAGCCGCACTATCAGGAACGACTTGGCTAACAAAAGCGCCTTTATTTGATTCATACCCCATAGCTTCAGCAAGCTCTGAGGTGAATTCACTACTTTGAATACCTAGCAGGCCACGTTTTACTTCACCAAATTCCAGGATTTGCTCGGTGAGGTTTTTCATCATGTTCGCTGGAATGGCAAATCCGATCCCTACGTTGCCGCCGTTAGGCCCAACAATCGCGGTGTTAATACCAATTAACTCACCATTGAGGTTCACCAGCGCGCCGCCAGAGTTACCGCTGTTAATGGCCGCATCAGTTTGAATAAAGTTTTCAAAGTTTTGTAGGTTTAAACCACTGCGCCCCAGTGCTGACACAATGCCGAAGTCACGGTTTGACCAAGGCCAAATGGGTTACCAATGGCAACGGTAAAGTCACCCACGCGTAGTTGATCTGAATCCGCAATCGCAATTTGGGTAAGATTCTTGGCTTCTTCAAGTTTTAGTAGCGCAATGTCGGACATTTCATCGCCACCGATTAACTCTGCATCGTATTCTCGGCCATCATCAAGTTTGACACGAATTTTCTCTGCGCCTTTGATGACGTGAAAGTTGGTCACGACTAAGCCTTGCTTGGCATCAATGATAACGCCTGAGCCTAATCCTCTAAATGGTCGCTCTTGCAACTGCTCTGTCGGGAAGTCTGGGCCAAAAAA
Above is a window of Vibrio taketomensis DNA encoding:
- the parC gene encoding DNA topoisomerase IV subunit A; the protein is MSTEITYDGVEQLPMRKFTEDAYLNYSMYVIMDRALPYIGDGLKPVQRRIIYAMSELGLSASAKYKKSARTVGDVLGKYHPHGDSACYEAMVLMAQPFSYRYPLVDGQGNWGAPDDPKSFAAMRYTEAKLSKFAEVLLGELGQGTVEWQPNFDGTMKEPQMLPARLPHILLNGVTGIAVGMATDIPPHNVREVAEATIHLIDNPKAELSDVMQFVQGPDYPTEAEITSPRAEIEKIYRSGRGSIKMRAVWHKENGDIVITALPHQVSGAKLLEQIANQMRAKKLPMVEDLRDESDHENPTRIVIVPRSNRVDCDQLMNHLFASTDLEKSFRVNLNMIGLDNRPQVKGLVQILSEWIEFRRSTVTRRLQHRLDKVLARLHILEGLLVAYLNLDEVIEIIRTEDDPKAVLMARFGITDIQADAILDTKLRHLAKLEEMKIRGEQDELEKEREKLEQLLGSERRLNTLLKKEIKADAEKYGDDRRSPLVERAEAKALTERDLVPSEPITVVLSEKGWIRHAKGHEVDCEGLSYKSGDQYLAHARGKSNQQAVFLGSDGRSYSLESHSLPSARSQGEPITGRLNVAAGTSIRQVIMGEENQLWLIGSDAGYGFVCKGSELLSKNRSGKALVSLPQNSEVMTPQMIADLDSDEILAITNQGRMLIFPMKELPQLGKGKGNKIINIPAAKAKEREEIVSQLISIPKDCSIVLYAGKRKLGLKPSDLDNFRGERGRRGSLLPRGLQRVTRIEIESSQSTDEVDVTEAE
- the parE gene encoding DNA topoisomerase IV subunit B; translation: MTEQYNAGAIEVLNGLEPVRRRPGMYTDTARPNHLGQEVIDNSVDEALAGHASKVQVILHPDQSLEVIDDGRGMPVDIHPEEKVSGVELILCKLHAGGKFSNKNYQFSGGLHGVGISVVNALSKRVEVTVRRDGQVYEIAFEHGEKVSDLTVVGTCGRRNRGTSVHFWPDAKYFDSANFSVTRLVNNLRAKAVLCPGLEITFSDKVNGKDYQWLYEDGLKDYLAEGVKGYPVLPEEPFTGEFSAETEAASWAVIWQPEGGEMITESYVNLIPTALGGTHVNGLRQGLLDAMREFCEFRNLLPRGVKLTGDDVFDRCSYVLSVKIQDPQFAGQTKERLSSRQTAAFVSGVVKDVFSLWLNEKPQLAEQLAEVCIANAHRRMRASKKVVRKKIASGPALPGKLTDCSVQDLSRTEIFFVEGDSAGGSAKQARDREFQAVMPLRGKILNTWEVSADQVLASQEVHDISVALGIDPDSDDLSGLRYGKICILADADSDGLHIATLLCALFTRHFRALTEAGHIYVAMPPLYRIDCGKEVFYALDDAEKDGILERLSKKKAKINVQRFKGLGEMNPLQLRETTMDPNTRRLVQLTIDDSEATMEMMDMLLGKKRADDRRSWLQNNGDMAEV
- the degS gene encoding outer membrane-stress sensor serine endopeptidase DegS, giving the protein MLGFLLRSIGLGLATAALLLIAVPSLRTSVITENITNPISDMTSLQVSFNDAVRKAAPAVVNIYSRKYTEDDRSKLLTQGLGSGVIVSEKGYIITNYHVVAQADQIIVALQDGRVAAAQLVGKDRRTDIAILRVEGSNLPVIPLNPDYKAKVGDIVLAIGNPYNLGQTTTFGIISATGRSSISADGRQAFIQTDAAINEGNSGGALVNTRGELVGINTASFQQATDLETYGISFAIPYSLADLIMNKIIADGRVIRGYIGVDGQDITSVTARLLGNEHLGGIVVLGVDPNGPAAKAGFKPQDIILKIDGQKINGRQSVMEIVTELRPGTVVDVLLLRDGKELTVPVTIAEDTRE